One Halostagnicola kamekurae DNA segment encodes these proteins:
- the hisB gene encoding imidazoleglycerol-phosphate dehydratase HisB, whose amino-acid sequence MSDRTATVTRETGETTIECTLAVDGSGTADVETGIGFFDHMLTALAKHGLFDLAVECDGDLEIDDHHTVEDVAIVLGTALSDALGDRTGIVRYADRRVPLDEAVASAIVDVSSRPRFYFDGAFSQDEIGEFTSDMARHFGESLAMNAGLTLHLSVETGENAHHEVEALFKALARALDDATRFDERREGAPSTKGTLSE is encoded by the coding sequence ATGAGCGATCGAACGGCGACCGTCACCCGCGAGACGGGCGAGACGACGATCGAGTGTACACTCGCGGTCGACGGAAGCGGCACGGCCGACGTCGAAACCGGAATCGGATTCTTCGATCACATGCTGACGGCGCTTGCCAAACACGGCCTGTTCGACCTCGCGGTCGAGTGCGACGGCGACCTCGAGATCGACGACCACCACACGGTCGAGGACGTCGCGATCGTCCTCGGGACGGCGCTGTCGGACGCGCTCGGCGATCGAACGGGCATCGTTCGGTACGCCGATCGCCGGGTTCCGCTGGACGAAGCCGTCGCGTCGGCGATCGTCGACGTGAGCAGTCGGCCGCGGTTTTACTTCGATGGAGCCTTCTCGCAGGACGAGATCGGCGAGTTCACGAGCGACATGGCCCGACACTTCGGAGAATCGCTCGCGATGAACGCCGGACTGACGCTTCACCTGTCGGTCGAGACCGGCGAGAACGCCCACCACGAGGTCGAGGCGCTGTTCAAGGCGCTCGCTCGAGCGCTCGACGACGCGACGCGGTTCGACGAGCGCCGAGAGGGTGCGCCGAGCACCAAGGGAACGCTCTCGGAGTGA
- the hisA gene encoding 1-(5-phosphoribosyl)-5-[(5-phosphoribosylamino)methylideneamino]imidazole-4-carboxamide isomerase has protein sequence MSQFPTFEVIPAVDVQDGEVVQLVQGERGTETRYGNPVDAARRWIDAGAETLHLVDLDGAFEGERANADAIDAVVDAVDVPTQLGGGIRTAGDAIDLLERGVDRVILGTAAVENPEIVAEISERRPNSVIVSLDAKDGEVVVEGWTEGAGMTPVEAAARYEDLGAAGILFTNVDVEGQLEGVATEPVRELVDATDVPIVASGGVATLEDVRALEAAGAAAVVVGSALYEGKFSLEEAQAAIDE, from the coding sequence ATGAGCCAGTTTCCGACGTTCGAAGTGATCCCCGCGGTCGACGTACAGGACGGAGAAGTCGTCCAGCTCGTCCAGGGCGAACGGGGTACCGAAACGCGCTACGGCAACCCCGTGGACGCCGCCCGTCGGTGGATCGACGCCGGCGCGGAGACGCTCCACCTCGTCGACCTCGACGGGGCCTTCGAGGGGGAACGAGCGAACGCGGACGCGATCGACGCCGTCGTCGACGCCGTCGACGTTCCGACGCAACTCGGCGGCGGCATTCGAACCGCGGGCGACGCGATCGATCTGCTCGAGCGCGGCGTCGACCGAGTTATCCTCGGCACCGCCGCCGTCGAGAATCCGGAGATCGTCGCCGAAATCAGCGAGCGCCGGCCGAACTCGGTGATCGTGAGCCTCGACGCGAAAGACGGCGAAGTCGTCGTCGAGGGCTGGACGGAAGGGGCCGGCATGACGCCGGTCGAGGCCGCAGCGCGCTACGAGGACCTCGGAGCCGCCGGAATCCTCTTTACGAACGTCGACGTTGAGGGGCAGCTCGAGGGCGTCGCGACCGAACCCGTCCGAGAGCTCGTCGACGCCACCGACGTACCGATCGTCGCCAGCGGCGGGGTCGCCACGCTCGAGGACGTGCGAGCGCTCGAAGCGGCCGGCGCAGCGGCCGTCGTCGTCGGAAGCGCGCTCTACGAGGGGAAGTTTTCGCTCGAGGAGGCACAGGCCGCCATCGACGAGTGA
- a CDS encoding inorganic phosphate transporter: MTEVLLFVGILVAIFVGYNIGGATTGPAFGPAVGANIISKGIAAALMSVFFAIGALTIGRQVVDTLGNELVTSTEIFTLEANVAVLFFIGGALFIGNYAGVPASTSMTAVGAIAALGFATGELNVAVLGEIAIWWIVAPIIGFWIGGVVGRYFYTRINEWVAIEENTTGSPLLSIDTSGHVPRLGTVAGVSRREWTGSLLVVVIGCLMGFSSGTSNIANAVAPLVGSGELAEDPALIIGSIAVAIGAFTIARRTLDTLGNDITNLPLTAAVVVAVISSTIVVGLSWIGIPASFVVIATMAIVGLGWGRATRTTRLSDAARGEETAVSVGALTADEEGEPSPEIGEEKVSDIPKASDLFDPTTTARVILMQNVVPLISTVGAFLTFRYVPLFGF, from the coding sequence GTGACAGAAGTACTGTTATTCGTCGGGATCCTCGTTGCAATCTTCGTCGGATACAATATCGGCGGTGCGACGACCGGGCCGGCGTTCGGCCCCGCTGTTGGCGCAAATATCATCTCGAAGGGAATCGCCGCGGCGCTGATGTCCGTCTTCTTTGCGATCGGCGCGCTTACCATCGGACGGCAAGTCGTCGACACGCTCGGAAACGAACTGGTGACCAGCACCGAGATTTTCACGCTCGAGGCGAACGTCGCCGTGCTCTTTTTCATCGGCGGCGCGCTCTTTATCGGCAACTACGCCGGCGTTCCCGCCTCCACCTCGATGACGGCGGTGGGCGCGATCGCCGCACTCGGATTCGCGACGGGCGAACTCAACGTGGCCGTCCTCGGGGAAATCGCGATCTGGTGGATCGTCGCCCCCATCATCGGCTTCTGGATCGGCGGTGTGGTCGGTCGATACTTCTACACCCGGATCAACGAGTGGGTGGCGATCGAAGAAAACACCACGGGGTCGCCGTTGCTCAGCATCGACACCTCGGGGCACGTCCCCCGTCTCGGCACCGTCGCCGGCGTCTCGAGACGGGAGTGGACCGGCTCGCTGCTCGTCGTCGTCATCGGGTGTCTCATGGGATTCAGTTCGGGAACGAGCAACATCGCCAACGCCGTCGCGCCCCTCGTGGGAAGCGGCGAACTCGCGGAAGATCCCGCGCTCATCATCGGCTCGATCGCGGTCGCGATCGGCGCGTTTACGATCGCCCGACGAACCCTCGATACGCTCGGCAACGACATCACGAATCTGCCGCTCACCGCGGCGGTCGTCGTCGCCGTGATAAGTTCGACGATCGTCGTTGGTCTCTCCTGGATCGGCATCCCCGCGAGCTTCGTCGTCATCGCGACCATGGCTATCGTCGGGCTCGGCTGGGGTCGCGCGACCAGAACGACGCGCCTCTCGGACGCCGCTCGAGGCGAGGAGACGGCGGTCTCGGTCGGCGCGCTCACGGCCGACGAGGAGGGCGAGCCGTCCCCGGAAATCGGCGAGGAGAAGGTTAGCGACATCCCGAAAGCGTCCGACCTCTTCGATCCGACGACGACCGCGCGCGTAATCCTCATGCAAAACGTCGTCCCGCTCATCTCGACGGTCGGTGCCTTCCTCACGTTCCGTTACGTTCCGCTCTTCGGATTCTAG
- the fer gene encoding ferredoxin Fer, which translates to MPTVEYLNYEVLDDQGWEMDDDDLFENAADAGLDEEDYGTLDVAEGEYILEAAEAQGYDWPFSCRAGACANCAAIITEGEIDMDMQQILSDEEVEEKNVRLTCIGSAETDEVKIVYNAKHLDYLQNRVI; encoded by the coding sequence ATGCCCACGGTAGAATACCTCAACTACGAAGTGTTAGACGACCAGGGATGGGAGATGGACGACGACGACCTCTTCGAGAACGCGGCCGACGCCGGTCTCGACGAGGAGGACTACGGCACCCTCGATGTCGCCGAAGGCGAGTACATCCTCGAGGCCGCCGAAGCTCAGGGCTACGACTGGCCGTTTTCCTGCCGAGCAGGTGCCTGCGCGAACTGTGCAGCCATCATCACCGAAGGCGAGATCGATATGGACATGCAACAGATCCTCTCCGACGAGGAAGTCGAAGAGAAGAACGTCCGTCTGACCTGTATCGGTTCCGCCGAGACCGACGAGGTCAAAATCGTCTACAACGCCAAACACCTCGACTACCTGCAGAACCGCGTCATTTAA
- a CDS encoding ATP-binding protein, with protein sequence MGSSSVTGTELETRVHQQDVLSRIGSRAIETDDPDRLLEHATDAIRASLNAEHCHALEFHSDTGQLRSRVETGPGPTLADPTTLSTTPDSYVGYTLCASEPVLVSEFELEERFSAPASFVDRDIESALAVRISSGSEPWGVLGAYATEPRAFTDRDARFLENVARLLESALADGESKSKRGGVLTDKRILETCPVGITAIDADGRIVFANEYAADALGGPASDLPGCVDEESWRFAGPDGGAVSVSELPYTRVKRTGEPVTDELLGITNDDGNRVWLSVDCLPVSDDDSFEGAICALTDVTDRKQLEGKLEEILGRIDDAFCAFDEDLRYTLVNDRAEELLDHSEDELLGNTLWEMFPEANDDLDVRESFETAIETNEPTSYQHYHEPLGNWIEGNIYPSDSGVSVYFRDITERKEYQQRLERSNEHLEQFAYAASHDLQEPLRMVTSYLNLIDRRYGDELADDAQEFLAFAVDGAERMREMIDGLLEYSRVETRGDSFDLVDLNDVFADARQDLMVQIEETDAAISVGSLPVIEGDGNQLRQVFQNLLSNALEYSGESPPRIDVSATRDGDEWRLRVRDNGIGIESTNEDRIFQVFQRVHDTEGESGSGIGLALCKRIVERHGGWIDVDSEPGAGSVFTVAFPVANR encoded by the coding sequence ATGGGTTCCTCATCTGTGACTGGTACGGAACTCGAGACACGAGTTCACCAGCAGGACGTTCTCTCGAGGATCGGCTCGCGCGCCATCGAAACCGACGATCCGGACCGCTTGCTCGAGCATGCGACAGACGCCATTCGTGCGTCACTGAACGCAGAGCACTGTCACGCCCTCGAGTTCCACTCGGATACCGGGCAGTTGCGCTCCCGCGTCGAGACTGGACCGGGACCCACGCTGGCCGATCCGACGACGCTCTCGACGACGCCCGATTCCTACGTCGGCTATACGCTGTGTGCTTCCGAACCGGTCCTCGTCTCCGAGTTCGAACTCGAGGAGCGCTTTTCTGCCCCTGCAAGTTTCGTCGACCGTGACATCGAGAGCGCGCTCGCCGTTCGAATCAGTTCGGGCTCCGAACCGTGGGGCGTTCTGGGCGCCTACGCGACCGAGCCGCGAGCCTTCACCGATCGCGACGCCCGCTTCCTCGAGAACGTCGCGCGTCTCCTCGAGTCGGCGCTCGCGGACGGGGAATCGAAGTCGAAACGTGGTGGAGTATTGACGGACAAGCGAATCCTCGAGACGTGCCCGGTCGGAATCACGGCGATCGACGCAGACGGGCGGATCGTGTTCGCAAACGAGTACGCCGCGGACGCCCTCGGTGGTCCCGCGAGTGACCTTCCGGGATGCGTTGACGAGGAATCGTGGCGGTTCGCGGGCCCGGACGGGGGCGCCGTTTCGGTGAGCGAACTCCCCTACACGCGCGTGAAACGAACCGGCGAACCCGTCACCGACGAACTGCTCGGCATCACGAACGACGACGGGAACCGAGTCTGGCTGTCGGTCGACTGTCTGCCCGTGTCCGACGACGACTCGTTCGAGGGCGCTATCTGTGCGCTCACGGACGTCACCGACCGCAAGCAACTCGAAGGGAAACTCGAGGAGATCCTCGGTCGGATCGACGACGCGTTCTGTGCGTTCGATGAGGACCTTCGGTACACGCTCGTCAACGACCGCGCGGAGGAGCTCCTCGACCACTCCGAAGACGAACTGCTCGGCAACACGCTCTGGGAGATGTTTCCCGAGGCGAACGACGATCTGGACGTCCGCGAGAGCTTCGAAACCGCCATCGAAACCAACGAACCGACGAGTTACCAGCACTACCACGAACCGTTGGGGAACTGGATCGAGGGGAACATCTACCCCTCGGACAGCGGCGTTTCGGTGTACTTCCGTGACATTACTGAGCGCAAGGAGTACCAGCAGCGACTCGAGCGCTCGAACGAGCACTTAGAGCAGTTCGCCTACGCCGCCTCCCACGACCTGCAGGAACCGCTTCGGATGGTCACGAGTTATCTGAACCTGATCGACCGGCGGTACGGGGACGAACTCGCGGACGACGCACAGGAGTTCCTCGCGTTCGCCGTCGACGGTGCCGAGCGAATGCGCGAGATGATCGACGGCCTCCTCGAGTACTCGCGAGTCGAGACGCGCGGCGACTCGTTCGACCTCGTCGATCTGAACGACGTCTTCGCCGACGCCCGGCAGGATCTGATGGTCCAGATCGAAGAGACCGACGCGGCGATCTCCGTGGGTTCGCTTCCCGTCATCGAGGGGGACGGCAACCAGTTGCGACAGGTGTTTCAGAACCTCCTGAGCAACGCGCTCGAGTACTCGGGCGAGTCGCCGCCCCGCATCGACGTCTCGGCGACGCGGGACGGAGACGAGTGGCGACTTCGCGTTCGAGACAACGGGATCGGAATCGAGTCGACGAACGAAGACAGAATCTTTCAGGTGTTTCAACGGGTACACGACACTGAAGGCGAAAGCGGCAGCGGTATCGGCCTCGCTCTCTGCAAGCGCATCGTCGAGCGCCACGGCGGGTGGATCGACGTCGATTCGGAACCCGGTGCCGGGTCGGTGTTCACCGTGGCGTTCCCCGTCGCGAACCGCTAG
- a CDS encoding ABC transporter ATP-binding protein codes for MSTTKQEIDTVLSVENLSVSYGKVQALEDVNVDVKSGETVAVIGPNGAGKSTLVDTIGGFHDYDGSIRYNGTEVADSSTSNLIADGLFYCTERRDLFDYMSVEQNLRLGSYLNGEGEERRLEEVFDLFPRLEERRTQETQSLSGGEMQMLSLGRGLMSDPEFLILDEPSIGLAPVILQDISEALESIQELSVEILICEQNITFALEHADRLYLLENGSVRRSGTPDSLESDKFVETYIGG; via the coding sequence ATGAGCACGACGAAACAGGAGATCGACACCGTTCTCTCGGTCGAGAATCTCTCGGTCTCGTACGGGAAAGTACAGGCGCTCGAGGACGTGAACGTCGACGTCAAAAGCGGCGAGACCGTCGCGGTGATCGGCCCGAACGGGGCCGGCAAGTCGACGCTGGTCGATACGATTGGCGGGTTCCACGACTACGACGGATCGATCCGATACAACGGGACGGAGGTCGCCGACTCCTCGACGTCGAACCTGATCGCGGACGGGTTGTTTTACTGCACCGAGCGTCGAGACCTGTTCGACTACATGAGCGTCGAGCAGAACCTGCGTCTCGGGTCGTACCTGAACGGCGAGGGCGAGGAACGACGGCTTGAGGAGGTGTTCGATCTCTTCCCGCGACTCGAGGAGCGACGGACCCAGGAAACCCAATCGCTGAGCGGCGGCGAGATGCAGATGCTCTCGCTCGGCCGCGGACTGATGAGCGACCCCGAGTTTCTCATTCTCGACGAGCCGTCGATCGGGCTCGCGCCGGTCATCCTACAGGACATAAGCGAGGCCCTCGAATCCATTCAAGAGCTATCCGTCGAGATCCTCATCTGCGAGCAGAACATCACGTTCGCGCTCGAACACGCCGACCGGCTCTACCTGCTCGAGAACGGATCTGTCAGACGCTCGGGGACGCCGGATAGTCTCGAGTCCGATAAGTTCGTCGAGACGTATATCGGCGGATAA
- a CDS encoding ABC transporter ATP-binding protein, giving the protein MSSHATQSIDGTARTDEVLRLENVTKRFGGVVAVDDLSFSVREEEILGFIGPNGAGKSTTFNCVSGAFPPTDGAIYYRDEDVTGVPQYALVEKGLARTYQTFRPLEDRSVLENVSLSMVPNELFSFDEFRTTVEDRAREICQQVGLSEHMHQTPDELPHAGLLRLEVGRAIGTEPDLLLVDEPFAGLTPEEVERTAALFRSLREDGMTLIVIDHNMHGLLDLVDRVVVISFGEKIAEGSPEEIRNDPTVQEAYLGGEL; this is encoded by the coding sequence ATGAGTTCACACGCTACGCAATCGATCGATGGCACAGCACGCACGGACGAGGTCCTCCGCCTCGAGAACGTGACCAAGCGCTTCGGCGGCGTCGTCGCGGTCGACGATCTGTCGTTTTCGGTCCGCGAGGAAGAGATCCTGGGCTTTATCGGCCCGAACGGTGCCGGCAAGTCGACGACGTTCAACTGCGTGTCGGGGGCCTTTCCGCCGACCGACGGGGCGATCTATTATCGAGACGAAGACGTGACGGGGGTACCGCAGTACGCGCTCGTCGAGAAGGGACTGGCACGAACCTACCAGACGTTCCGACCGCTCGAGGACCGGAGCGTCCTCGAGAACGTTTCGCTGTCGATGGTTCCGAACGAGCTGTTTTCGTTCGACGAGTTCCGCACTACCGTCGAGGACCGGGCCAGAGAGATCTGCCAGCAGGTCGGGCTGAGCGAACACATGCACCAGACGCCAGACGAACTTCCCCACGCCGGATTGCTCCGACTCGAGGTCGGACGGGCGATCGGGACCGAGCCGGACCTCCTGCTGGTCGACGAACCGTTCGCCGGGCTCACGCCCGAGGAGGTCGAGCGGACAGCGGCGCTGTTTCGGTCGCTTCGCGAAGACGGAATGACGCTGATCGTCATCGACCACAACATGCACGGACTCCTCGATCTCGTCGACAGGGTCGTCGTCATTTCCTTCGGCGAAAAGATCGCCGAAGGATCTCCCGAGGAGATTCGAAACGATCCGACGGTACAGGAAGCCTACCTCGGAGGGGAACTATGA
- a CDS encoding branched-chain amino acid ABC transporter permease, with protein sequence MDQLTGALFLGMFAMSWDYVSGYTGQLSFGHSMFFAAGGYTAALVNLHLGITPIGAIMVGTVVAGLLGVVVGFPALRLRGPYLALITLIIPLILVQIANIFPGYLGGEAGLRNPERLVPVGDTVASILTTIGFRTPFDQEVFVDYYVTLMFFLGIFALFYVFTRSYVGDIFTAIREDEDAVLASGINPAKFKVFAFTMSGAVGGLAGAAFVHLAGNPSPSNLLFVVVSIEVVLISILGGMGTITGPAAVGIAYYFVRDFLQTTFSHVSMVIFFTLALLVLFFLPKGLIPGLGALSRKILELRDRRANPTT encoded by the coding sequence GTGGATCAACTCACAGGGGCACTGTTTCTCGGCATGTTCGCGATGAGCTGGGACTACGTCTCAGGGTATACCGGGCAGTTGAGTTTCGGCCACAGTATGTTCTTCGCGGCGGGGGGGTACACCGCAGCGCTCGTAAATCTCCATCTCGGAATCACACCGATCGGCGCAATCATGGTGGGGACGGTCGTCGCGGGCCTTCTCGGGGTCGTCGTGGGGTTTCCGGCGCTTCGGCTTCGAGGACCGTACCTCGCGCTCATCACGCTCATTATTCCGCTCATATTGGTTCAGATAGCCAATATCTTCCCGGGATATCTCGGCGGCGAAGCGGGACTCAGAAACCCCGAGAGACTGGTTCCCGTCGGCGATACGGTCGCATCGATCCTGACGACTATCGGGTTCAGAACGCCATTCGATCAGGAAGTGTTCGTGGACTACTATGTCACTCTCATGTTCTTCCTGGGAATTTTTGCGCTGTTTTATGTGTTCACTCGCTCGTACGTCGGCGATATCTTTACCGCGATCAGAGAGGACGAGGACGCAGTATTGGCTTCGGGCATCAACCCAGCCAAGTTCAAAGTGTTCGCGTTCACGATGAGCGGTGCGGTGGGCGGACTCGCCGGAGCGGCGTTCGTTCACTTGGCGGGTAACCCATCACCAAGCAACCTCCTGTTTGTCGTCGTTAGCATCGAAGTCGTGTTGATCAGCATCCTCGGCGGGATGGGGACGATCACCGGCCCCGCAGCGGTCGGGATCGCCTACTACTTCGTTCGCGACTTCCTGCAAACGACGTTCAGTCACGTCTCGATGGTGATTTTCTTCACGCTCGCGTTGCTCGTCCTGTTCTTCCTGCCGAAAGGACTCATTCCGGGGCTGGGAGCGCTGAGCCGCAAGATCCTCGAGTTGCGAGATCGACGCGCGAACCCAACTACCTGA
- a CDS encoding ABC transporter substrate-binding protein gives MRDNATQGIDRRQFVGMIGAGATVGVAGCLGGTDSRGGGSGVQIGLLAFEPGSAPQGTAQEQAAQMAVDELNDDGGLLGEDIELHVANTQGDTTTAEDRYLEFVVEDGVDMTTGVFQTEIMINLMDNVAQHEVVHISGGNTSPEISRFLAEDYDQYKYHFRPYGNAEIWVESVAEFAGYMHEAEDWDTIGVLNEEFEWTQPFSDDLPGLLEEQGIDVPYNERYPGNTDNFTPLFDSLESEGVDAVLMSMAHTAGPAQIQWRDEERDFAIAGLISQINDPGAHEAFDGATEFAMSNTPGVHKAELSDQTTTFAQNYYDEYGVYPNDAFSYATYDGIKMWAEVVAQEETTDSETIVPALASHTYKGTRGTIEFNGEDSEFPHDAKFGEDRLRRVNFQWQVNDDGNGVQEVIYPEDLATSDYQEPAWF, from the coding sequence ATGCGTGATAACGCAACCCAGGGTATCGACAGACGGCAGTTTGTCGGAATGATCGGTGCAGGAGCGACCGTCGGCGTCGCCGGCTGTCTCGGTGGGACAGACAGTCGCGGCGGCGGAAGTGGCGTCCAGATCGGGCTTCTCGCGTTCGAACCGGGAAGCGCCCCGCAAGGAACTGCACAGGAACAGGCGGCTCAAATGGCGGTCGACGAACTCAACGACGACGGCGGGTTGCTCGGCGAGGATATCGAACTTCACGTCGCTAACACGCAGGGTGACACGACGACCGCCGAGGACCGCTATCTCGAGTTCGTCGTCGAGGACGGCGTCGATATGACGACGGGCGTGTTCCAGACCGAGATAATGATCAATCTCATGGATAACGTCGCCCAGCACGAGGTCGTCCACATCAGCGGTGGAAACACGTCGCCGGAGATCTCGCGGTTCCTCGCCGAGGACTACGATCAGTACAAGTACCACTTCCGCCCCTACGGAAACGCGGAAATCTGGGTGGAGTCGGTCGCCGAGTTCGCCGGCTACATGCACGAAGCGGAGGATTGGGACACGATCGGCGTGCTCAACGAGGAGTTCGAGTGGACCCAGCCGTTCTCCGACGATCTCCCCGGACTGCTCGAGGAACAGGGTATCGACGTTCCGTACAACGAGCGCTACCCCGGCAACACCGACAACTTCACGCCGCTTTTCGACAGCCTCGAGTCCGAAGGCGTCGACGCGGTCTTGATGAGTATGGCTCACACCGCCGGCCCCGCACAGATTCAGTGGCGCGACGAGGAACGGGACTTCGCCATCGCGGGCCTGATCTCGCAGATCAACGATCCGGGCGCACACGAAGCGTTCGACGGCGCGACCGAGTTCGCGATGAGTAACACGCCCGGCGTCCACAAGGCGGAACTCTCCGATCAGACGACGACGTTCGCGCAGAACTACTACGACGAGTACGGGGTCTACCCGAACGACGCCTTCTCCTACGCCACCTACGACGGCATCAAGATGTGGGCCGAAGTCGTCGCACAGGAGGAGACGACCGACTCCGAGACGATCGTTCCGGCACTCGCCTCACATACCTACAAGGGAACGCGCGGAACGATCGAGTTCAACGGCGAAGACAGCGAGTTCCCCCACGACGCGAAGTTCGGCGAGGACCGCCTTCGCCGGGTAAACTTCCAGTGGCAGGTCAACGACGACGGAAACGGTGTGCAGGAAGTCATTTACCCAGAAGACCTGGCGACGTCGGACTACCAGGAACCAGCGTGGTTCTGA
- a CDS encoding branched-chain amino acid ABC transporter permease, which translates to MVDIVGIAANTLILGSLYALIAIGFTLVFGVAGQANLAHGGTITIGAFTAWYVAGMGYGVWIGLLAAAVTGALFHVILHSLLVKHTEDPVNVLIITLLSWLVIEYSFRAAVGTNPRSVPSMLDGATSIGGVSFLYNNLLIFAVSWLFIIGLFVFINHTKHGQAIIATGMNEKGAALVGIDTDRITLLVWALAGVFAGSAGVLYGTFRAASYDMGMTPLTLAFAIVILGGIGSIRGSLIAAYVIGFLEVFTTSAISPRLSGMTALILIILVLLYKPTGFYGRELPT; encoded by the coding sequence ATGGTCGACATCGTCGGTATCGCAGCGAACACGCTCATCCTCGGTTCGCTGTACGCGCTCATCGCGATCGGGTTCACGCTGGTGTTCGGCGTCGCGGGACAGGCGAACCTCGCCCACGGCGGAACCATTACGATCGGTGCGTTCACCGCCTGGTACGTCGCCGGCATGGGCTACGGCGTCTGGATCGGTCTGCTTGCGGCCGCCGTCACCGGTGCGCTCTTTCACGTCATCCTGCATAGTTTGCTGGTCAAACACACGGAGGACCCGGTCAACGTCCTAATCATCACGCTGCTGTCCTGGCTGGTCATCGAGTACTCCTTCCGGGCGGCGGTCGGCACCAATCCGCGATCGGTCCCGTCAATGCTCGACGGCGCCACGTCCATCGGGGGCGTCTCCTTTCTCTACAACAACCTGCTGATCTTCGCCGTCTCGTGGCTGTTCATCATCGGCCTGTTCGTCTTCATCAACCACACGAAGCACGGACAGGCCATCATCGCGACGGGGATGAACGAGAAAGGGGCGGCGCTGGTCGGTATCGACACCGACAGGATCACGCTCCTGGTCTGGGCGCTTGCGGGTGTCTTCGCGGGCTCGGCCGGCGTTCTCTACGGCACCTTCCGCGCCGCCTCCTACGACATGGGAATGACGCCGCTGACGCTCGCGTTCGCGATCGTCATCCTCGGCGGTATCGGCTCGATTCGGGGAAGCCTCATCGCCGCGTACGTCATCGGCTTTCTCGAGGTGTTCACTACGTCCGCCATCTCGCCGCGGCTGAGCGGCATGACGGCGCTGATTCTGATCATCCTCGTGTTGCTCTACAAGCCGACCGGCTTCTACGGCCGGGAACTGCCGACCTGA